The stretch of DNA AGATCAGTTATGCAACAACTATCTCATCATAGAACAATTAACACTCGGCTGGGGCTTCATTACGACAGCTATCTGTTTAGTCATTTATTTAATTTATGTTTTTACAGTAGATCCAACCAAATATGAATAGATAGGAGGTGTTTTCATATGATGGCATCTCAAGAAAAGACAGGAAAAGTACTGGACGTACAACATGTTACGAATCTTGTCACTGATGTAAAATCTCTTTTTAAAGGATTAGTTCTACTATCCAATGTTTTGCCTGTGTTTACTGGTCTATGGTTGGCGTTGTATTTCACGAATGCTTCCTTCCTTGATCATTTAGGTGTTGTTCTACTAACGCTAATTGGCAGTACATTGGTGATGGGTGGTGCCCTAGTCCTTAACAACTGGTACGATGCTGATATTGATTCTGTGATGGAAAGGACGAAAAATCGTCCGACTGTTACTGGTACGATGTCGTTAAAGTTTGTGCTGTTGTTAGGAATTGCCTTATCTGTAGTCGGGATTGTCTTGTTGTTATTTACAACGATGGAAGCTGTCATTTATACCTTCATTGGCTGGTTCACTTATGTTTTCTTGTATACGATGTGGGCGAAGCGAAGATATGCTTTTAATACCGTCGTCGGAAGTGTTTCCGGGGCAGTTACACCGTTAATTGGTTGGTCAGCGTTAGATTCTAGCTTTCATT from Sutcliffiella cohnii encodes:
- the cyoE gene encoding heme o synthase codes for the protein MASQEKTGKVLDVQHVTNLVTDVKSLFKGLVLLSNVLPVFTGLWLALYFTNASFLDHLGVVLLTLIGSTLVMGGALVLNNWYDADIDSVMERTKNRPTVTGTMSLKFVLLLGIALSVVGIVLLLFTTMEAVIYTFIGWFTYVFLYTMWAKRRYAFNTVVGSVSGAVTPLIGWSALDSSFHLVPIILFLILFIWQMPHTFAIAIKKLDEYKAAGVAILPVVRGINHTKWQNLFYIVCLLPLPFYLNSLGPTFITIATLLNIFWLFFSVYGFFMKDTVKWARINFIYSVNYIAILYTLMIVVTFF